The sequence below is a genomic window from Candidatus Sungiibacteriota bacterium.
TTGTGTAGGCAGTAAAGAAGACAACGTACCTTCAGAAGTCGTAGCAAGTTGCGAGAATAGTTTTGTTACGATTTGGGTTGAAAATAAAAAAGTTGACGGTGTGGAGTATAGTGTTGGAAGCGGCGGATTTATTACTTCACGGCACATTCTTACCACCGATCACCTCTTGCTTCCATACCCAGCCATGATTCGCGACGCCAAAATTGTGGTTTATCACGGCAGTAGAGCATTAAAGGCTAAAGTCTTGGTTCATAGCTACGTATATCGCCTTGCTATTTTGACGCTGGTTGATTCAGATTATGATGCGATCCCGGTAACGATTTCCAGCGAGCCGACAATCAAGGGCTCAGAGGTATATATTGTAGGTAGCAGCCCTCTTGCTCAGCGCTATCAAAGGCCCGGAATTTTTTCCCTTGAACCGTCTATCTTAAAAAGAGTGGTGAACATGAGTGTTCCGTCTATGCTTAAAAAAGAGATTAATGGAAGTGTGACCTACTTGCCGGGGTACATGGCATTGATTGGAGGTGCAGAGTTTGGTTTTTCCGGCGGTCCGGGCTTGGATGAGAATGGCAGACTGCAGAGTATAACAGAAGCTCTTAGCACCAACAATAGATTCACCTTTGTTATAGGCGGCACCGCTGTCCTTGATTTTATAGAAGACGTTGCTCGTGAGTTAAGGAGTTCC
It includes:
- a CDS encoding trypsin-like peptidase domain-containing protein; amino-acid sequence: MKMLLLIGILLAAFLGVSPEPLNSAEDESSDLSGAKHAVAIIKYAVQLSAVAQSSAQAPYCVGSKEDNVPSEVVASCENSFVTIWVENKKVDGVEYSVGSGGFITSRHILTTDHLLLPYPAMIRDAKIVVYHGSRALKAKVLVHSYVYRLAILTLVDSDYDAIPVTISSEPTIKGSEVYIVGSSPLAQRYQRPGIFSLEPSILKRVVNMSVPSMLKKEINGSVTYLPGYMALIGGAEFGFSGGPGLDENGRLQSITEALSTNNRFTFVIGGTAVLDFIEDVARELRSSDTDSEDAAFLEDALLSALEQGR